The proteins below come from a single Microtus pennsylvanicus isolate mMicPen1 chromosome 13, mMicPen1.hap1, whole genome shotgun sequence genomic window:
- the Itgb3bp gene encoding centromere protein R isoform X2 — MPARRSLKLDDLFVKKSFSPSKCRRKKSITTYSPTTGTYQMSPFSSSTTPKEQECGNRPSNGKTKQNNLSSPAREESTAKDSDEFIVLLSKIERSAENTMEIMKNLSSIQALKNNRRLEDLIGVSLVPCSLKNEVEKTRTLKHHLNSFKFLKAILN, encoded by the exons tcATTTAGTCCTTCAaaatgcagaaggaagaaaagtattACAACTTATTCTCCAACAACTGGAACTTATCAAATGagcccattttcttcttctacaaCCCCCAAAGAACAAGAGTGCGGAAACAGACCATCAAATG GAAAGACAAAGCAGAATAACCTCAGCTCACCTGCGAGAGAGGAATCCACAGCAAAAGACAGCGATGA ATTCATAGTGCTGCTATCTAAAATTGAGAGATCAGCAGAAAACACCATGGAGATAATGAAGAATTTAAGTAGTATACAG gctttgaagaataACAGAAGACTTGAAGATCTCATTGGTGTTTCCCTGGTCCCATGTTCCTTAAAAAATGAAGTAGAGAAAACTAGAACACTAA aaCATCATCTTAATAGCTTCAAATTCCTTAAAGCCATTTTGAACTGA
- the Itgb3bp gene encoding centromere protein R isoform X1, translated as MPARRSLKLDDLFVKKSFSPSKCRRKKSITTYSPTTGTYQMSPFSSSTTPKEQECGNRPSNGKTKQNNLSSPAREESTAKDSDEFIVLLSKIERSAENTMEIMKNLSSIQALKNNRRLEDLIGVSLVPCSLKNEVEKTRTLMTKATEQKLFDKNSKSPPKEHHLNSFKFLKAILN; from the exons tcATTTAGTCCTTCAaaatgcagaaggaagaaaagtattACAACTTATTCTCCAACAACTGGAACTTATCAAATGagcccattttcttcttctacaaCCCCCAAAGAACAAGAGTGCGGAAACAGACCATCAAATG GAAAGACAAAGCAGAATAACCTCAGCTCACCTGCGAGAGAGGAATCCACAGCAAAAGACAGCGATGA ATTCATAGTGCTGCTATCTAAAATTGAGAGATCAGCAGAAAACACCATGGAGATAATGAAGAATTTAAGTAGTATACAG gctttgaagaataACAGAAGACTTGAAGATCTCATTGGTGTTTCCCTGGTCCCATGTTCCTTAAAAAATGAAGTAGAGAAAACTAGAACACTAA tGACAAAAGCAACAGAACAAAAGCTGTTTGATAAGAATTCAAAAAGTCCCCCCAAAG aaCATCATCTTAATAGCTTCAAATTCCTTAAAGCCATTTTGAACTGA